From Penaeus monodon isolate SGIC_2016 chromosome 6, NSTDA_Pmon_1, whole genome shotgun sequence, the proteins below share one genomic window:
- the LOC119574127 gene encoding inhibitor of growth protein 4-like isoform X3, which produces MESLENLPTELQRNFHLMRDLDQRAQDVMRNIDQISDEYLSGVKGLSPEKRSEQMSKIQKMFNRAKEYSDDKVQLAIQTYELVDKHIRRLDSDLAKFEAEIKEKALNNNKKEEDTSSKKKGRKKKEEKGKNKRKGGNQSDEEETTPKPGRKKQKKKMETDSAIKSVLPCLSIAHPSDVMDMPVDPNEPTYCLCHQVSYGEMIACDKMDCPIEWFHFACVGLTTKPKGKWYCPKCSTERKKK; this is translated from the exons ATGGAGA GTTTAGAAAATTTGCCAACGGAACTACAACGCAATTTTCATCTAATGAGAGACTTGGACCAAAGAGCTCAGGATGTTATGCGGAATATAGACCAG ATTTCAGATGAGTACCTGTCAGGTGTCAAGGGCCTGAGTCCGGAAAAGCGCTCGGAGCAGATGAGCAAGATCCAGAAGATGTTCAACAGAGCCAAAGAATATAGCGATGATAAAGTGCAGCTTGCGATCCAGACCTATGAGCTG GTTGACAAACACATAAGAAGACTGGATTCCGACCTTGCGAAATTTGAagcagaaataaaggagaaagcgctaaataataataaaaaagaggaggataCGAGTAGTAAAAAGA aggggagaaaaaagaaagaagagaagggtaagaacaagagaaaaggcgGCAACCAGTCAGATGAGGAGGAGACGACCCCCAAGCCGGGacggaagaagcagaaaaagaagatggagactGACTCAGCCATCAAGTCGGTTCTCCCTTGCCTGTCCATTGCGCACCCGTCAGATGTCATGGACATGCCAGTCGATCCTAATGAGCCTACGTACTGCCTCTGCCACCAGGTGTCTTATGGCGAGATGATTGCCTGCGACAAGATGGAT TGCCCCATTGAGTGGTTCCACTTCGCCTGTGTCGGACTCACCACAAAACCGAAAGGAAAATGGTATTGTCCAAAGTGttcgacagagagaaagaaaaaatag
- the LOC119574127 gene encoding inhibitor of growth protein 4-like isoform X4, whose product MRDLDQRAQDVMRNIDQISDEYLSGVKGLSPEKRSEQMSKIQKMFNRAKEYSDDKVQLAIQTYELVDKHIRRLDSDLAKFEAEIKEKALNNNKKEEDTSSKKKGRKKKEEKGKNKRKGGNQSDEEETTPKPGRKKQKKKMETDSAIKSVLPCLSIAHPSDVMDMPVDPNEPTYCLCHQVSYGEMIACDKMDCPIEWFHFACVGLTTKPKGKWYCPKCSTERKKK is encoded by the exons ATGAGAGACTTGGACCAAAGAGCTCAGGATGTTATGCGGAATATAGACCAG ATTTCAGATGAGTACCTGTCAGGTGTCAAGGGCCTGAGTCCGGAAAAGCGCTCGGAGCAGATGAGCAAGATCCAGAAGATGTTCAACAGAGCCAAAGAATATAGCGATGATAAAGTGCAGCTTGCGATCCAGACCTATGAGCTG GTTGACAAACACATAAGAAGACTGGATTCCGACCTTGCGAAATTTGAagcagaaataaaggagaaagcgctaaataataataaaaaagaggaggataCGAGTAGTAAAAAGA aggggagaaaaaagaaagaagagaagggtaagaacaagagaaaaggcgGCAACCAGTCAGATGAGGAGGAGACGACCCCCAAGCCGGGacggaagaagcagaaaaagaagatggagactGACTCAGCCATCAAGTCGGTTCTCCCTTGCCTGTCCATTGCGCACCCGTCAGATGTCATGGACATGCCAGTCGATCCTAATGAGCCTACGTACTGCCTCTGCCACCAGGTGTCTTATGGCGAGATGATTGCCTGCGACAAGATGGAT TGCCCCATTGAGTGGTTCCACTTCGCCTGTGTCGGACTCACCACAAAACCGAAAGGAAAATGGTATTGTCCAAAGTGttcgacagagagaaagaaaaaatag
- the LOC119574127 gene encoding inhibitor of growth protein 5-like isoform X2, which produces MLIPVCPNFPGLENLPTELQRNFHLMRDLDQRAQDVMRNIDQISDEYLSGVKGLSPEKRSEQMSKIQKMFNRAKEYSDDKVQLAIQTYELVDKHIRRLDSDLAKFEAEIKEKALNNNKKEEDTSSKKKGRKKKEEKGKNKRKGGNQSDEEETTPKPGRKKQKKKMETDSAIKSVLPCLSIAHPSDVMDMPVDPNEPTYCLCHQVSYGEMIACDKMDCPIEWFHFACVGLTTKPKGKWYCPKCSTERKKK; this is translated from the exons ATGCTAATTCCTGTGTGTCCGAATTTTCCCG GTTTAGAAAATTTGCCAACGGAACTACAACGCAATTTTCATCTAATGAGAGACTTGGACCAAAGAGCTCAGGATGTTATGCGGAATATAGACCAG ATTTCAGATGAGTACCTGTCAGGTGTCAAGGGCCTGAGTCCGGAAAAGCGCTCGGAGCAGATGAGCAAGATCCAGAAGATGTTCAACAGAGCCAAAGAATATAGCGATGATAAAGTGCAGCTTGCGATCCAGACCTATGAGCTG GTTGACAAACACATAAGAAGACTGGATTCCGACCTTGCGAAATTTGAagcagaaataaaggagaaagcgctaaataataataaaaaagaggaggataCGAGTAGTAAAAAGA aggggagaaaaaagaaagaagagaagggtaagaacaagagaaaaggcgGCAACCAGTCAGATGAGGAGGAGACGACCCCCAAGCCGGGacggaagaagcagaaaaagaagatggagactGACTCAGCCATCAAGTCGGTTCTCCCTTGCCTGTCCATTGCGCACCCGTCAGATGTCATGGACATGCCAGTCGATCCTAATGAGCCTACGTACTGCCTCTGCCACCAGGTGTCTTATGGCGAGATGATTGCCTGCGACAAGATGGAT TGCCCCATTGAGTGGTTCCACTTCGCCTGTGTCGGACTCACCACAAAACCGAAAGGAAAATGGTATTGTCCAAAGTGttcgacagagagaaagaaaaaatag
- the LOC119574127 gene encoding inhibitor of growth protein 5-like isoform X1 has protein sequence MATGLHLEQYLDSLENLPTELQRNFHLMRDLDQRAQDVMRNIDQISDEYLSGVKGLSPEKRSEQMSKIQKMFNRAKEYSDDKVQLAIQTYELVDKHIRRLDSDLAKFEAEIKEKALNNNKKEEDTSSKKKGRKKKEEKGKNKRKGGNQSDEEETTPKPGRKKQKKKMETDSAIKSVLPCLSIAHPSDVMDMPVDPNEPTYCLCHQVSYGEMIACDKMDCPIEWFHFACVGLTTKPKGKWYCPKCSTERKKK, from the exons ATGGCGACGGGGCTCCACCTCGAGCAGTACCTCGATA GTTTAGAAAATTTGCCAACGGAACTACAACGCAATTTTCATCTAATGAGAGACTTGGACCAAAGAGCTCAGGATGTTATGCGGAATATAGACCAG ATTTCAGATGAGTACCTGTCAGGTGTCAAGGGCCTGAGTCCGGAAAAGCGCTCGGAGCAGATGAGCAAGATCCAGAAGATGTTCAACAGAGCCAAAGAATATAGCGATGATAAAGTGCAGCTTGCGATCCAGACCTATGAGCTG GTTGACAAACACATAAGAAGACTGGATTCCGACCTTGCGAAATTTGAagcagaaataaaggagaaagcgctaaataataataaaaaagaggaggataCGAGTAGTAAAAAGA aggggagaaaaaagaaagaagagaagggtaagaacaagagaaaaggcgGCAACCAGTCAGATGAGGAGGAGACGACCCCCAAGCCGGGacggaagaagcagaaaaagaagatggagactGACTCAGCCATCAAGTCGGTTCTCCCTTGCCTGTCCATTGCGCACCCGTCAGATGTCATGGACATGCCAGTCGATCCTAATGAGCCTACGTACTGCCTCTGCCACCAGGTGTCTTATGGCGAGATGATTGCCTGCGACAAGATGGAT TGCCCCATTGAGTGGTTCCACTTCGCCTGTGTCGGACTCACCACAAAACCGAAAGGAAAATGGTATTGTCCAAAGTGttcgacagagagaaagaaaaaatag